The following are encoded together in the Patagioenas fasciata isolate bPatFas1 chromosome 7, bPatFas1.hap1, whole genome shotgun sequence genome:
- the HAT1 gene encoding histone acetyltransferase type B catalytic subunit isoform X1 — protein MAGLTAMEKKLAEYKCNTNEAIQLKLVRFPEDLEDDNTTFNPEYSHQVFGDDEIAFGYKGLKILLYYIAGNLSTLFRIEYTSKVNEKFDCVEADDVESKIREIIPPRFCTNTDDFVSLLEKEVNFKPFGMLLHTYSVHNEEAGEDITYQIYKADMTCPGFREYHERLQTFLMWFIETASFIDVDDERWNYFLVFEKYNKDGATLFATVGYMTVYNYYVYPDKTRPRVSQMLILPPFQGEGHGAQLLETVHRYYMSSPTVLDITAEDPSENYVKLRDFVLVKLCKDLLCFSPGKLMQGFSQEMVTEAQQKLKINKQHTRRVYEILRLRATDMGDAEQSRSYRLDIKRRLIGPYKKKQRELAKMRRCLRPEELTNQLNQIDLNMQHEQLEESFQQLVSDYRRVLERVAQA, from the exons ATGGCGG ggCTTACTGCTATGGAGAAGAAACTGGCTGAATACAAGTGTAATACAAATGAAGCAATTCAGCTGAAACTAG tTCGCTTTCCTGAGGATTTGGAGGATGACAACACAACATTTAATCCAGAATATAGCCATCAAGTGTTTGGAGACGA TGAAATCGCCTTTGGCTACAAGGGATTGAAGATCCTCTTGTACTATATTGCTGGTAACCTGTCAACACTGTTCCGAATTGAATATACATCTAAAGTTAATGAAAAGTTTGACTGTGTGGAG GCAGATGATGTTGAAAGTAAAATTAGAGAAATCATTCCTCCTCGTTTTTGCACAAACACAGATGACTTTGTGTCTCTGCTGGAGAAAGAGGTCAACTTCAAGCCCTTTGGAATGCTGCTACACACATATTCTGTCCATAATGAGGAAGCTGGTGAAGATATAACATATCAGATATACAAG GCTGACATGACATGTCCAGGCTTTCGAGAATATCATGAAAGGCTTCAGACGTTCTTGATGTGGTTTATTGAAACTGCTAGCTTTATTGATGTAGATGATGAAAGATGGAACTACTTTCTAGT ATTTGAGAAGTATAATAAGGATGGAGCTACGCTCTTTGCGACCGTAGGCTACATGACAGTCTATAATTACTATGTGTACCCAGACAAAACCCGGCCACGTGTAAG CCAAATGCTGATCTTGCCACCATTCCAAGGAGAAGGCCATGGTGCTCAGCTTCTTGAAACTGTGCATAGATACTATATGTCTTCTCCAACAGTACTTGATATAACAG cTGAAGATCCATCTGAAAACTATGTGAAGCTAAGAGACTTCGTTCTTGTAAAGCTTTGTAaagatttgctttgcttttcaccaGGAAAGTTAATGCAAGGTTTCAGTCAGGAAATGGTGACCGAAGCTcaacaaaaactgaaaataaacaag CAACACACGAGACGTGTTTATGAAATTCTCCGATTGCGTGCAACAGATATGGGTGATGCAGAACAGTCCAGAAGTTATCGGTTGGACATTAAAAGACGACTGATTGGTCCCTATAAG AAAAAACAGAGAGAACTTGCCAAGATGAGGAGGTGTTTAAGACCAGAGGAGCTGACGAATCAGTTGAACCAAATAGACCTGAACATGCAACATGAACAGTTAGAAGAGAGCTTCCAACAGCTTGTTTCAGATTATCGAAGAGTCCTAGAACGAGTTGCACAAGCGTGA
- the HAT1 gene encoding histone acetyltransferase type B catalytic subunit isoform X2: MAGLTAMEKKLAEYKCNTNEAIQLKLVRFPEDLEDDNTTFNPEYSHQVFGDDEIAFGYKGLKILLYYIAGNLSTLFRIEYTSKVNEKFDCVEADDVESKIREIIPPRFCTNTDDFVSLLEKEVNFKPFGMLLHTYSVHNEEAGEDITYQIYKADMTCPGFREYHERLQTFLMWFIETASFIDVDDERWNYFLVFEKYNKDGATLFATVGYMTVYNYYVYPDKTRPRVSQMLILPPFQGEGHGAQLLETVHRYYMSSPTVLDITAEDPSENYVKLRDFVLVKLCKDLLCFSPGKLMQGFSQEMVTEAQQKLKINKQHTRRVYEILRLRATDMGDAEQSRSYRLDIKRRLIGPYKLTGLLNGFSSFTQR; the protein is encoded by the exons ATGGCGG ggCTTACTGCTATGGAGAAGAAACTGGCTGAATACAAGTGTAATACAAATGAAGCAATTCAGCTGAAACTAG tTCGCTTTCCTGAGGATTTGGAGGATGACAACACAACATTTAATCCAGAATATAGCCATCAAGTGTTTGGAGACGA TGAAATCGCCTTTGGCTACAAGGGATTGAAGATCCTCTTGTACTATATTGCTGGTAACCTGTCAACACTGTTCCGAATTGAATATACATCTAAAGTTAATGAAAAGTTTGACTGTGTGGAG GCAGATGATGTTGAAAGTAAAATTAGAGAAATCATTCCTCCTCGTTTTTGCACAAACACAGATGACTTTGTGTCTCTGCTGGAGAAAGAGGTCAACTTCAAGCCCTTTGGAATGCTGCTACACACATATTCTGTCCATAATGAGGAAGCTGGTGAAGATATAACATATCAGATATACAAG GCTGACATGACATGTCCAGGCTTTCGAGAATATCATGAAAGGCTTCAGACGTTCTTGATGTGGTTTATTGAAACTGCTAGCTTTATTGATGTAGATGATGAAAGATGGAACTACTTTCTAGT ATTTGAGAAGTATAATAAGGATGGAGCTACGCTCTTTGCGACCGTAGGCTACATGACAGTCTATAATTACTATGTGTACCCAGACAAAACCCGGCCACGTGTAAG CCAAATGCTGATCTTGCCACCATTCCAAGGAGAAGGCCATGGTGCTCAGCTTCTTGAAACTGTGCATAGATACTATATGTCTTCTCCAACAGTACTTGATATAACAG cTGAAGATCCATCTGAAAACTATGTGAAGCTAAGAGACTTCGTTCTTGTAAAGCTTTGTAaagatttgctttgcttttcaccaGGAAAGTTAATGCAAGGTTTCAGTCAGGAAATGGTGACCGAAGCTcaacaaaaactgaaaataaacaag CAACACACGAGACGTGTTTATGAAATTCTCCGATTGCGTGCAACAGATATGGGTGATGCAGAACAGTCCAGAAGTTATCGGTTGGACATTAAAAGACGACTGATTGGTCCCTATAAG ctaacaGGACTGTTGAATGGTTTCAGTTCATTCACTCAGCGCTGA
- the HAT1 gene encoding histone acetyltransferase type B catalytic subunit isoform X3 — protein sequence MVDGISSNGKYGEQADDVESKIREIIPPRFCTNTDDFVSLLEKEVNFKPFGMLLHTYSVHNEEAGEDITYQIYKADMTCPGFREYHERLQTFLMWFIETASFIDVDDERWNYFLVFEKYNKDGATLFATVGYMTVYNYYVYPDKTRPRVSQMLILPPFQGEGHGAQLLETVHRYYMSSPTVLDITAEDPSENYVKLRDFVLVKLCKDLLCFSPGKLMQGFSQEMVTEAQQKLKINKQHTRRVYEILRLRATDMGDAEQSRSYRLDIKRRLIGPYKKKQRELAKMRRCLRPEELTNQLNQIDLNMQHEQLEESFQQLVSDYRRVLERVAQA from the exons ATGGTTGACGGTATCTCTTCAAATGGCAAATACGGAGAGCAA GCAGATGATGTTGAAAGTAAAATTAGAGAAATCATTCCTCCTCGTTTTTGCACAAACACAGATGACTTTGTGTCTCTGCTGGAGAAAGAGGTCAACTTCAAGCCCTTTGGAATGCTGCTACACACATATTCTGTCCATAATGAGGAAGCTGGTGAAGATATAACATATCAGATATACAAG GCTGACATGACATGTCCAGGCTTTCGAGAATATCATGAAAGGCTTCAGACGTTCTTGATGTGGTTTATTGAAACTGCTAGCTTTATTGATGTAGATGATGAAAGATGGAACTACTTTCTAGT ATTTGAGAAGTATAATAAGGATGGAGCTACGCTCTTTGCGACCGTAGGCTACATGACAGTCTATAATTACTATGTGTACCCAGACAAAACCCGGCCACGTGTAAG CCAAATGCTGATCTTGCCACCATTCCAAGGAGAAGGCCATGGTGCTCAGCTTCTTGAAACTGTGCATAGATACTATATGTCTTCTCCAACAGTACTTGATATAACAG cTGAAGATCCATCTGAAAACTATGTGAAGCTAAGAGACTTCGTTCTTGTAAAGCTTTGTAaagatttgctttgcttttcaccaGGAAAGTTAATGCAAGGTTTCAGTCAGGAAATGGTGACCGAAGCTcaacaaaaactgaaaataaacaag CAACACACGAGACGTGTTTATGAAATTCTCCGATTGCGTGCAACAGATATGGGTGATGCAGAACAGTCCAGAAGTTATCGGTTGGACATTAAAAGACGACTGATTGGTCCCTATAAG AAAAAACAGAGAGAACTTGCCAAGATGAGGAGGTGTTTAAGACCAGAGGAGCTGACGAATCAGTTGAACCAAATAGACCTGAACATGCAACATGAACAGTTAGAAGAGAGCTTCCAACAGCTTGTTTCAGATTATCGAAGAGTCCTAGAACGAGTTGCACAAGCGTGA